A single window of Zea mays cultivar B73 chromosome 10, Zm-B73-REFERENCE-NAM-5.0, whole genome shotgun sequence DNA harbors:
- the LOC103642133 gene encoding putative ripening-related protein 5, protein MAGVGAVAAAMFMFLLVALSAPHTASSLRPGASLGTCRASGYLPGRSGNCEKSNDPDCCEDGKMYPQYRCSPPVTASTRAVLTLNSFEKGKDGGGPSECDNAYHSDQEKVVALSTGWFSNMARCGHRIKISAANGNSVYAKVVDECDSVHGCDDEHNFEPPCDNNIVDASPAVWDALGLDQNVGMVDITWSEQ, encoded by the coding sequence ATGGCCGGTGTAGGAGCTGTAGCCGCCGCCATGTTCATGTTCCTCCTGGTCGCGCTCTCCGCACCCCACACGGCGTCCTCTCTCCGCCCTGGCGCCAGCCTCGGCACGTGCCGCGCCAGCGGGTACCTCCCGGGCCGCTCCGGCAACTGCGAGAAGAGCAACGACCCGGACTGCTGCGAGGACGGCAAGATGTACCCGCAGTACCGCTGCTCGCCGCCGGTCACGGCGAGCACCAGGGCCGTGCTGACGCTCAACAGCTTCGAGAAGGGCAAGGACGGCGGCGGCCCCTCGGAGTGCGACAACGCGTACCACAGCGACCAGGAGAAGGTGGTGGCGCTCTCCACGGGCTGGTTCAGCAACATGGCGCGCTGCGGCCACCGGATCAAGATCAGCGCCGCCAACGGCAACTCCGTGTACGCCAAGGTGGTGGACGAGTGCGACTCCGTGCACGGCTGCGACGACGAGCACAACTTCGAGCCGCCGTGCGACAACAACATCGTCGACGCCTCGCCGGCGGTGTGGGACGCCCTGGGACTCGACCAGAACGTCGGCATGGTGGACATCACCTGGTCCGAGCAGTGA